One stretch of Halobaculum marinum DNA includes these proteins:
- a CDS encoding spermidine synthase yields the protein MSDARSIDALRLSKPETAVFVSGVASMGLEILAGRMIAPQFGSTIYTWGTIIGVFLAALSYGYHRGGKQAAQRATNGRMARVFLLTAAYVAGLILVGDLMLRATSGFPLPSRVASLPAVVILFGPPTYLLGYVSPYAAELSAKEGLGEASGHVYMLGTVGSIVGAFATTYFLIPSLGIDQIALVFGALSILTALVISRPIGRERATVTGFVAVLLVVSAATGAAGYTVEGRVVYETQTPYQELQVVDLGDTRTLYLDGQRHSAMDLEDPNRHVFSYTRYFHLPLLFADDAEDIDRVLFVGGGGFTGPKRFVTDYDVTVDVVEIDPKVISAAKTYFGVEESARLRIHNQGGREFLRETNETYDLIVMDAYQKDKVPFELTTQEFMTLASSRLDDDGILFANVISAASGPASQFYRAEYRTMDAVFPQVYAFPTAGGGVVQNIEVVATKNETRLSEDRLLARNERRDIGIDLSAEIRDYAGAPPTDDVPLLRDDRAPVDSLLDPMVGQRYVIQETNGSDAAVNATARPAVGIALPAA from the coding sequence ATGAGTGACGCCCGCTCGATTGACGCCCTCCGCTTGAGCAAGCCGGAGACGGCGGTGTTCGTCTCCGGCGTCGCGAGCATGGGGCTGGAGATCCTCGCCGGTCGCATGATCGCCCCGCAGTTCGGCAGCACCATCTACACGTGGGGGACGATCATCGGCGTGTTCCTCGCGGCGTTGAGCTACGGCTACCACCGCGGCGGCAAGCAGGCGGCCCAGCGCGCGACAAACGGTCGGATGGCGCGCGTGTTCCTCCTCACCGCCGCGTACGTCGCAGGGCTGATTCTCGTCGGCGACCTCATGCTCCGGGCGACCTCGGGGTTCCCGTTGCCCAGTCGAGTCGCGTCGCTCCCGGCGGTGGTGATCCTGTTCGGGCCGCCCACCTACCTCCTCGGCTACGTCAGCCCGTACGCCGCCGAGCTGTCCGCGAAAGAGGGGCTGGGTGAGGCGTCGGGGCACGTGTACATGCTCGGCACCGTCGGGAGCATCGTCGGCGCGTTCGCGACGACGTACTTCCTCATCCCGTCGCTCGGCATCGACCAGATCGCACTCGTGTTCGGGGCGTTGTCGATCCTGACGGCGCTCGTGATCAGTCGCCCGATCGGCCGGGAGCGCGCCACCGTGACGGGGTTCGTCGCGGTGCTGCTCGTCGTCTCGGCGGCGACGGGGGCCGCGGGCTACACCGTCGAGGGACGAGTGGTGTACGAGACGCAGACTCCGTACCAGGAACTGCAGGTGGTCGATCTGGGCGACACCCGCACCCTCTACCTCGACGGCCAGCGCCACAGCGCGATGGACTTGGAGGACCCGAACCGCCACGTGTTCAGCTACACCCGCTACTTCCACCTCCCCCTGCTGTTCGCCGACGACGCCGAGGATATCGACCGGGTGCTGTTCGTCGGCGGCGGCGGCTTCACCGGGCCCAAGCGGTTCGTGACCGACTACGACGTGACGGTCGACGTCGTCGAGATCGACCCCAAGGTCATCTCGGCGGCGAAGACGTACTTCGGCGTCGAGGAGTCCGCGCGCCTCCGGATCCACAACCAGGGCGGGCGGGAGTTCCTCCGTGAGACGAACGAGACGTACGACCTGATCGTCATGGACGCCTACCAGAAGGACAAGGTGCCGTTCGAGTTGACGACGCAGGAGTTCATGACGTTGGCGAGCAGTCGCCTCGACGACGACGGTATCCTGTTCGCGAACGTCATCTCGGCCGCCAGCGGGCCGGCCTCGCAGTTCTACCGCGCCGAGTACCGCACGATGGACGCGGTGTTCCCGCAGGTGTACGCGTTCCCGACCGCCGGCGGGGGCGTCGTCCAGAACATCGAGGTGGTGGCGACGAAGAACGAGACGAGGCTCTCCGAGGACCGACTGCTCGCGCGCAACGAACGGCGCGACATCGGGATCGATCTCTCCGCCGAAATCCGCGACTACGCCGGTGCACCGCCGACCGACGACGTGCCACTCCTGCGCGACGACCGCGCCCCCGTCGACAGTCTGCTCGACCCGATGGTCGGCCAACGGTACGTGATCCAGGAGACGAACGGCAGCGACGCCGCCGTGAACGCGACGGCCAGACCCGCGGTTGGGATCGCCTTACCGGCGGCGTGA
- a CDS encoding arginase family protein, giving the protein MPFPGAVADRDDAAYVLTGAPLDATTTFQPGTRFGPERVRRFAATYDDYDRHTDSFFSDLGVHDAGDVPAWDALDDYLDHLTAELRAAVIDDAVPLLLGGEHTVTWAGVRATDPDVLVTLDAHLDLRDAYDGNPLNHACVVRRCLDGLGDDEAEDAEQYPTVDEVVVLGARTGSPEEWERADAPDVTAVAPEDVADWTANFDGVDDRDVYLSVDIDGADPGFAPGTGTMEPFGLSPREMRDAVRAVAPHCVGVDAVEVNDRDDGQAAALAGKLLREAVYAHADAR; this is encoded by the coding sequence GTGCCGTTCCCCGGTGCCGTCGCCGACCGCGACGACGCAGCGTACGTCCTGACGGGCGCACCGCTCGACGCGACGACGACGTTCCAGCCGGGCACGCGCTTCGGCCCCGAGCGGGTTCGCCGCTTCGCGGCCACCTACGACGACTACGACCGACACACGGATTCGTTCTTCTCCGATCTGGGCGTCCACGACGCGGGCGACGTGCCCGCGTGGGACGCGCTCGACGACTACCTCGACCACCTGACCGCCGAACTGCGTGCCGCCGTCATCGACGACGCCGTCCCGCTGCTGCTCGGTGGTGAGCACACGGTCACGTGGGCGGGCGTGCGCGCGACCGACCCCGACGTGCTCGTGACGCTCGATGCCCACCTCGACCTGCGAGACGCCTACGACGGCAACCCGCTGAACCACGCGTGCGTCGTCCGCCGGTGTCTCGACGGCCTTGGCGACGACGAGGCCGAGGACGCCGAACAGTACCCCACCGTCGACGAGGTGGTCGTCCTCGGCGCACGCACCGGCTCCCCCGAGGAGTGGGAGCGCGCCGACGCGCCGGACGTGACGGCCGTCGCCCCCGAGGACGTGGCCGACTGGACGGCGAACTTCGACGGCGTCGACGACCGCGACGTGTACCTCTCGGTCGACATCGACGGCGCCGACCCCGGGTTCGCCCCGGGAACGGGGACGATGGAGCCGTTCGGCCTGTCGCCCCGGGAGATGCGCGACGCCGTTCGCGCGGTCGCACCCCACTGCGTCGGCGTCGACGCCGTCGAAGTGAACGACCGCGACGACGGACAGGCGGCGGCGCTGGCGGGCAAACTGCTCCGCGAGGCCGTGTACGCCCACGCGGACGCGCGGTAG
- a CDS encoding HalOD1 output domain-containing protein — MNRDTDRVDDSELGSDNVDANVRLPADEGGFDTVSIRVVECVAEATGREPTDLPPLYDVVDPDALDDLFTAGGDGNCTVSFRFEGTLVEVRGEGDVAAVQMPADD; from the coding sequence ATGAACAGAGACACTGACCGCGTCGACGACAGCGAGTTGGGAAGCGACAACGTCGACGCGAACGTCCGTCTCCCCGCCGACGAGGGGGGCTTCGACACGGTGAGCATCCGCGTCGTCGAGTGCGTCGCCGAGGCGACCGGTCGAGAGCCGACCGACCTCCCGCCGCTGTACGATGTGGTCGACCCGGACGCGCTCGACGACCTCTTCACGGCCGGCGGCGACGGGAACTGCACCGTCTCGTTCCGGTTCGAGGGGACGCTCGTCGAGGTGCGCGGCGAGGGCGACGTCGCCGCCGTCCAGATGCCCGCCGACGACTGA
- a CDS encoding ion transporter, which produces MDGHGSGSPRGCREQVRFYLLDHRTPLGRIIDVSLLVLNLVFVGLFVVQTYPLAPATRALLWRAEVVIAAVFAVEYVLRLYGAADRLGEATDPYTVVDLVSVLPTLSAALAVGPAVAANIGFLRAVRVVRVLRFYRFTRDEEFFFGTIEHSTLRAVKLLLTVLVIFFVGAGLFYSAEAAANPGIENFGDAFYYMVIALSTVGFGDIVPATRLGRWITVAGVFAAIVLVPWQARKVIRAWTEDVVDVTCPNCGLTGHDADASHCKACGHVIYQEYESDE; this is translated from the coding sequence ATGGACGGGCACGGCTCCGGGTCGCCTCGTGGGTGCCGCGAACAGGTTCGCTTCTACCTGCTCGATCACCGGACGCCGCTCGGTCGGATCATCGACGTGTCGTTGCTGGTCCTGAACCTCGTGTTCGTCGGCCTGTTCGTGGTCCAGACGTACCCGCTGGCACCGGCGACGCGCGCGCTCTTGTGGCGCGCGGAGGTGGTGATCGCGGCGGTGTTCGCCGTTGAGTACGTGCTCCGACTGTACGGCGCCGCCGACCGACTCGGCGAGGCGACCGACCCCTACACGGTCGTCGACCTCGTGTCCGTGCTGCCGACGCTGTCGGCGGCGCTGGCGGTCGGCCCGGCCGTCGCCGCGAACATCGGCTTCTTGCGCGCCGTCCGCGTCGTCCGCGTGCTGCGCTTCTACCGCTTCACCCGCGACGAGGAGTTCTTCTTCGGCACCATCGAACACAGCACGCTCCGAGCGGTGAAACTCCTGCTCACGGTGCTGGTCATCTTCTTCGTCGGTGCGGGGCTGTTCTACAGCGCCGAGGCCGCCGCGAACCCGGGGATCGAGAACTTCGGGGACGCGTTCTACTACATGGTGATCGCGCTGTCGACGGTCGGCTTCGGCGACATCGTCCCCGCGACGCGGCTCGGTCGCTGGATCACCGTCGCGGGCGTGTTCGCCGCCATCGTCCTCGTCCCCTGGCAGGCGCGGAAGGTGATCCGCGCGTGGACGGAGGACGTCGTCGACGTGACCTGCCCGAACTGCGGACTCACGGGCCACGACGCCGACGCCTCCCACTGCAAGGCCTGCGGACATGTGATCTACCAAGAGTACGAGTCCGACGAGTGA
- a CDS encoding AI-2E family transporter, with translation MTAPVLPPQVTPQRRFLLALAAVTALVAVWIVAPLAQYVLVAVLLAYVLQPVQRRLAPRVGARVSAVVVILVSVGAIVAPVAVVLAVAVRAIDQVRGALVGDGVDFGALEELAAAGGVDLRGELTAVTRRVFDSGFGTMLELFGGVSDALIGLTVLLFVVYYLLVDGQTLVAWVERATPLESTTSRRLRRDLDRITWGVVVGNVAIAVVQGVLTGLVFALVGVSNVVFWTVVTTLLSLLPLIGASIVWIPMAVFLFLSGRPVDAAVVFVLGAGVISLSDNYLRPIVTGHEAHVSPGLMVVGIFGGVLAFGFVGLFVGPIVLAFAKTLVDTLVDEDRHPAEA, from the coding sequence ATGACAGCACCCGTCCTACCCCCGCAGGTGACGCCACAGCGCAGGTTCCTCCTCGCACTCGCCGCGGTGACCGCACTCGTCGCCGTCTGGATCGTCGCGCCACTGGCGCAGTACGTCCTCGTCGCAGTCCTGCTCGCGTACGTCCTCCAACCGGTCCAGCGTCGCCTCGCGCCGCGGGTCGGTGCCCGCGTCTCGGCGGTCGTGGTGATCCTCGTGTCGGTGGGTGCGATCGTCGCGCCGGTGGCGGTCGTGCTCGCTGTCGCGGTCCGAGCGATCGACCAGGTCCGCGGAGCGCTCGTCGGCGACGGCGTCGACTTCGGTGCGCTAGAGGAACTGGCGGCCGCCGGCGGCGTCGACCTCCGCGGGGAGCTGACGGCCGTGACCCGCCGGGTGTTCGACTCCGGGTTCGGCACGATGTTGGAGCTGTTCGGTGGGGTCTCTGACGCACTGATCGGACTCACCGTGCTGCTGTTCGTCGTCTACTACCTGCTCGTGGACGGCCAGACGCTCGTCGCGTGGGTGGAGCGGGCGACGCCGCTGGAGTCGACCACGAGTCGACGACTCCGACGCGACCTCGACCGGATCACGTGGGGCGTCGTCGTCGGCAACGTCGCCATCGCCGTGGTGCAGGGCGTGCTCACGGGGCTGGTGTTCGCGCTCGTCGGCGTCTCCAACGTGGTGTTCTGGACAGTCGTGACGACGCTGCTCTCGCTGCTGCCGCTGATCGGCGCCTCGATCGTCTGGATCCCGATGGCGGTGTTCCTGTTCCTCTCGGGCCGCCCCGTAGACGCCGCGGTCGTGTTCGTCCTGGGCGCCGGCGTGATCAGTCTCTCGGACAACTACCTCCGACCGATCGTCACGGGGCACGAGGCGCACGTCAGCCCGGGACTGATGGTCGTCGGCATCTTCGGCGGCGTCCTCGCGTTCGGGTTCGTCGGGCTGTTCGTCGGCCCGATCGTGCTCGCGTTCGCGAAGACGCTGGTCGACACGCTCGTCGACGAGGATCGGCACCCGGCCGAGGCGTGA
- a CDS encoding carboxylate--amine ligase, translating into MHHSHRAVDRALIPTGHDASTYTCLRSLARQGIGAVVASEKQGVPAAASRYCDESVSLPDPRANLLTYRDALLALAERDDIRTIIPVRPEDCYVLSRYEEQFAEHVSLVVPTMAQLERVHDRLQLAEAAEAAGVPVPETRRLSEVDDWEPELLIKSRYNVLADAYLDELGPEAMDVVKHIYHVGAGERPDLDRIEREMRHEPIVQEFVHTDGEFMFTGLYDRGDPLATFQHRQIRGNSYTGGGGVYRRSIYDPELERVGRALLDELDWHGLACIEYMRDADTGEYVLTEINPRMWQSLPSTVRAGADYPYYYWLAATGRSDEIENDYEIGVGTHMIRGELGYLMSVLTEDSPHIPRPSVARTLWDIGSSIVLEPRFDYLTLDDPGPFLAGAKRMLPSGPLERLRRPKLLGGKRPDHT; encoded by the coding sequence ATGCATCACTCGCACCGGGCGGTCGACCGCGCGCTCATCCCGACGGGCCACGACGCGTCGACGTACACGTGTCTGCGTTCGCTCGCCCGGCAGGGCATCGGTGCGGTCGTCGCCTCCGAGAAGCAGGGGGTCCCCGCGGCGGCCTCTCGCTACTGCGACGAGTCGGTGTCGCTCCCCGACCCGCGAGCCAACCTCCTCACCTACCGGGACGCGCTTCTCGCGCTCGCCGAGCGAGACGATATCCGGACGATCATCCCCGTGCGACCCGAGGACTGCTACGTCCTCTCGCGGTACGAGGAGCAGTTCGCCGAACACGTCTCGCTGGTGGTGCCGACGATGGCGCAGCTGGAGCGAGTCCACGACCGACTCCAGTTGGCGGAAGCCGCGGAGGCGGCGGGCGTCCCGGTCCCCGAGACGCGCCGGCTCTCGGAGGTCGACGACTGGGAGCCGGAGCTGTTGATCAAGTCGCGGTACAACGTCCTCGCGGACGCGTACCTCGACGAGTTGGGCCCCGAGGCCATGGACGTGGTCAAACACATCTACCACGTCGGCGCCGGCGAGCGCCCGGACCTCGACAGGATCGAACGGGAGATGCGCCACGAACCCATCGTGCAGGAGTTCGTCCACACGGACGGCGAGTTCATGTTCACGGGGCTGTACGACCGCGGCGACCCGCTCGCGACGTTCCAACACCGGCAGATCCGAGGCAACTCCTACACCGGCGGCGGCGGCGTCTACCGCCGCTCCATCTACGACCCGGAACTGGAGCGGGTCGGGCGGGCGCTGCTCGACGAACTCGACTGGCACGGCCTCGCGTGCATCGAGTACATGCGCGACGCCGACACCGGCGAGTACGTCCTTACCGAGATCAACCCTCGGATGTGGCAGTCGCTCCCGTCGACGGTGCGGGCAGGCGCAGACTACCCGTACTACTACTGGCTCGCGGCCACCGGCCGGAGCGACGAGATCGAGAACGACTACGAAATCGGCGTCGGAACGCACATGATCCGCGGGGAGTTGGGCTACCTGATGAGCGTGCTCACGGAGGACTCCCCCCACATCCCCCGGCCGTCCGTCGCGCGGACGCTGTGGGACATCGGCTCCTCGATCGTCTTGGAACCGCGGTTCGACTACCTGACGCTCGACGACCCGGGGCCGTTCCTCGCGGGGGCCAAGCGTATGCTCCCGAGCGGCCCGCTCGAGCGCCTCCGCCGCCCGAAACTGCTCGGCGGCAAGCGCCCCGACCACACCTGA
- a CDS encoding cold-shock protein — MANGKVDFFNDTGGYGFITTDDSDDDVFFHMEDVGGEDLTEGQEIEFDIEDAPKGPRATNVVRN; from the coding sequence ATGGCAAACGGTAAGGTTGACTTCTTCAACGACACTGGCGGCTACGGTTTCATTACGACTGACGACTCCGACGACGACGTGTTCTTCCACATGGAGGATGTTGGCGGCGAGGACCTGACCGAGGGTCAGGAAATCGAGTTCGACATCGAGGACGCCCCGAAGGGCCCCCGCGCGACGAACGTCGTCCGCAACTAA
- a CDS encoding helix-turn-helix domain-containing protein: MAVIAEFTVEPEQFVLGQVLARASDIEVEMERVVPSSQRVMPYIWVHAPDLDAFESDIKASTYVDEVIALDVLDDRALYRVEWSEDVRSLIYAMAEFDATILEANSSGRWFFRIRFEDRSRVAEFNEFLIDRGIDITMTRLYTLHGGEDSGEPFGLTEAQQRALAVAIEHGYFEVPRRTTLSDLAGELGVSEQSMSETIRRGVNNVLQHTVASGQSPPGNL; encoded by the coding sequence ATGGCCGTCATCGCTGAGTTCACTGTCGAACCCGAGCAGTTCGTTCTCGGGCAGGTGCTGGCGCGCGCCTCCGACATCGAAGTAGAGATGGAGCGCGTGGTGCCCAGTTCCCAGCGTGTGATGCCGTACATCTGGGTCCACGCCCCAGACTTGGACGCCTTCGAGTCGGATATCAAGGCGAGCACGTACGTCGACGAGGTCATCGCGCTCGACGTGCTCGACGACCGTGCCCTCTACCGGGTCGAGTGGAGCGAGGACGTGCGGAGCCTCATCTACGCGATGGCGGAGTTCGACGCGACCATCCTGGAGGCCAACAGCTCCGGTCGGTGGTTCTTCCGAATCCGCTTCGAGGACCGCTCGCGCGTCGCGGAGTTCAACGAGTTCCTGATCGACCGCGGCATCGACATCACGATGACGCGCCTGTACACGCTCCACGGCGGCGAGGACTCCGGTGAGCCGTTCGGCCTGACCGAGGCCCAGCAGCGGGCGCTCGCGGTGGCCATCGAGCACGGCTACTTCGAGGTTCCGCGGCGGACCACACTGAGCGACCTCGCCGGGGAGTTGGGGGTGAGCGAGCAGTCGATGTCCGAAACGATCAGGCGCGGCGTCAACAACGTCCTCCAACACACGGTCGCCTCAGGACAGTCGCCGCCAGGCAATTTGTGA
- a CDS encoding Nif3-like dinuclear metal center hexameric protein: MERSTFVDRLDEELGTDAYADLDASPNGLQVGSRTGEVERVAFAVDAVEATAEAAVEWGADALVTHHGVIWGGLDRVTGREYDRVAPLIADDVALYVSHLPLDGHQTLGNAAGVADTLGLVDREPFGEMGPEYVGQRGVAPDGYTAPDLAATLEDHLDHGGQGVQVLDFGPEVIEDVGIVTGSGSDWLREAESRGLDALVTGEGKGKAYHEAREAGVSVFLAGHYATETLGVQAVQALAEEWGLETTYLDHPTGL, encoded by the coding sequence ATGGAGCGATCCACGTTCGTCGACCGACTCGACGAGGAACTGGGCACCGACGCGTACGCCGACCTCGACGCCTCTCCGAACGGCCTGCAGGTCGGGTCGCGGACCGGCGAGGTCGAGCGCGTCGCCTTCGCCGTCGACGCCGTCGAGGCGACCGCCGAGGCCGCCGTCGAGTGGGGCGCCGACGCGCTCGTCACCCACCACGGCGTGATCTGGGGCGGCCTCGACCGCGTGACGGGCCGCGAGTACGACCGCGTCGCACCCCTGATCGCCGACGACGTGGCGCTGTACGTGTCGCACCTCCCGCTGGACGGCCACCAGACGCTCGGCAACGCCGCGGGCGTCGCCGACACGCTGGGGCTGGTCGACCGCGAACCGTTCGGGGAGATGGGGCCCGAGTACGTCGGCCAGCGCGGGGTCGCGCCCGACGGCTACACCGCACCGGACCTCGCCGCCACGCTGGAGGACCACCTCGACCACGGCGGTCAGGGCGTGCAGGTGCTCGACTTCGGCCCCGAGGTGATCGAGGACGTGGGGATCGTCACCGGTAGCGGGAGCGACTGGCTCCGCGAGGCCGAGTCGCGGGGGCTGGACGCGCTCGTCACCGGCGAGGGGAAGGGGAAGGCGTACCACGAGGCGCGCGAGGCCGGCGTCTCCGTGTTCCTCGCGGGCCACTACGCGACCGAGACGCTCGGCGTTCAGGCAGTGCAGGCGCTCGCCGAGGAGTGGGGACTGGAGACGACGTACCTCGACCACCCGACCGGGCTGTAA
- a CDS encoding rhodanese-like domain-containing protein — protein MSAIRPDELDSRLADGGYYLLDIRPRDDYERGHIGGSHNVPVYDDLRAGDEDALRRHLDEIPRDREVVTICKMGIVAKRATRVLDDEGYDAATLLGGMSGWRGYQSGSVLYRLRSLVWKLF, from the coding sequence ATGAGCGCTATCCGTCCAGACGAACTGGACTCCCGTCTCGCCGACGGCGGTTACTACCTCCTCGACATCCGCCCGCGCGACGACTACGAGCGGGGCCACATCGGCGGGAGCCACAACGTGCCGGTGTACGACGACCTGCGCGCCGGCGACGAGGACGCCCTCCGACGCCACCTCGACGAGATTCCGCGCGACCGCGAGGTCGTCACGATCTGTAAGATGGGCATCGTCGCCAAGCGGGCGACCAGGGTACTCGACGACGAGGGGTACGACGCCGCCACGCTGTTGGGTGGGATGAGCGGGTGGCGTGGGTATCAGAGTGGGTCGGTGCTGTATCGACTGCGGTCGCTCGTCTGGAAGCTATTCTGA
- a CDS encoding translation initiation factor IF-5A yields the protein MPREQKQVRELQEGSYVMMEDSPCKINAYSTAKPGKHGSAKARIEGKGVFDGKKRSLSQPVDAKVWVPIIQRKQGQVVSVSGDDAQVMDLDTYETFTMRIPEDEDFTPDQNIEYLEYEGNRKVVG from the coding sequence ATGCCGAGAGAGCAGAAGCAGGTCCGCGAACTCCAGGAGGGGAGCTACGTGATGATGGAGGACTCCCCCTGCAAGATCAACGCCTACAGCACCGCCAAGCCCGGCAAGCACGGCAGCGCGAAGGCCCGCATCGAGGGCAAGGGCGTCTTCGACGGGAAGAAGCGGTCGCTCTCCCAGCCTGTCGACGCCAAGGTCTGGGTCCCGATCATCCAGCGCAAGCAGGGACAGGTCGTCTCCGTCTCCGGCGACGACGCGCAGGTCATGGACCTCGACACCTACGAGACGTTCACGATGCGCATCCCCGAGGACGAGGACTTCACGCCGGACCAGAACATCGAGTACCTCGAGTACGAGGGCAACCGGAAGGTCGTCGGGTAG
- a CDS encoding DUF4397 domain-containing protein, giving the protein MAILVGSVLLAGGALGDAPELNPTTLQQVQEEDGPTTQETAYVRVLHASPDAPAVDVALNNETVVSDLAFGESTEYLSVAAGEYELTITTADGGDTVYESNVTVGPRSVTTVAASGEVGENASQPFAPLFISDDAYEPEEGEAAVAVAHLSPDAPAVDITVEGSDVVVAENVSYGFVTDYVTVPEDEYTLEIRAASEDNNGTIVGTVEVELDEESAYTAYAIGSLAGENDSEPFQIALTPDATTTVELPDDDAEVVEPEGPPDDAGPPEDAGEGEGPPDDAGPPEDAGPADDDAEDADDAEDEEETETPTPEGTENATETETDEEETETPTPTPVGTENATTTEAAEE; this is encoded by the coding sequence GTGGCGATACTCGTCGGGAGCGTCCTCCTCGCCGGAGGCGCCCTCGGCGACGCGCCAGAACTGAACCCCACAACCCTGCAGCAGGTGCAAGAAGAGGACGGCCCGACGACACAGGAGACCGCTTACGTCCGCGTGCTCCACGCGTCGCCAGACGCGCCCGCCGTCGACGTGGCGCTGAACAACGAGACGGTCGTCAGCGACCTCGCGTTCGGCGAGTCGACCGAGTACCTCTCGGTCGCCGCCGGCGAGTACGAACTGACGATCACGACCGCAGACGGCGGCGACACAGTGTACGAGTCGAACGTCACCGTCGGCCCGCGGTCGGTGACGACCGTCGCCGCGAGCGGTGAGGTCGGCGAGAACGCGAGCCAACCGTTCGCGCCGCTGTTCATCAGCGACGACGCGTACGAACCGGAGGAGGGTGAGGCCGCAGTGGCGGTCGCCCACCTCTCGCCGGACGCGCCCGCCGTCGACATCACCGTCGAGGGCAGCGACGTCGTCGTCGCTGAAAACGTCTCTTACGGCTTCGTCACCGACTACGTGACCGTGCCGGAGGACGAGTACACCCTCGAGATCCGTGCGGCCTCCGAGGATAACAACGGCACCATCGTCGGCACCGTCGAGGTCGAACTCGACGAGGAGTCGGCGTACACCGCCTACGCGATCGGGTCGCTCGCCGGTGAGAACGACAGCGAGCCGTTCCAGATCGCGCTGACACCCGACGCGACGACCACCGTCGAACTCCCAGACGACGACGCTGAAGTCGTCGAACCCGAGGGCCCGCCGGACGACGCTGGCCCGCCAGAGGACGCCGGTGAGGGCGAGGGCCCGCCGGACGACGCTGGCCCGCCCGAGGACGCAGGTCCCGCTGACGACGACGCGGAAGACGCAGACGACGCAGAGGACGAGGAGGAGACGGAGACACCGACCCCGGAGGGAACGGAGAACGCGACCGAGACGGAGACTGACGAGGAGGAGACCGAGACGCCGACCCCGACCCCGGTGGGAACGGAGAACGCGACCACGACGGAGGCCGCCGAGGAGTGA
- a CDS encoding deoxyhypusine synthase: protein MSDEGHDDDGHDDGHDEATGYETPHREAFDHDPLGHTRVAGGMTVGELVEQYGHAGIGAESVHEAADVLSEMWADDDCTVFVSLAGAMVPTGMRRIVADLIRDGYVDALITTGANLTHDAIEAIGGKHHHGEERQEGKTLREHDEQLRDEEVDRIYNVYLPQEHFAEFEQHLREEVFPPLAEADGAVSIAELCAELGRANSEVNEREDVAEGAGVAAAAYEHDVPVYCPAVQDSVLGLQAWMYAQTSDLTLDALADMTPLTDQAFDAEDAGCLLIGGGVPKNFTLQTMLVTPRAYDYAVQVTMDPEATGGLSGATLEEARSWGKLEKDARNASVYGDATVFLPLLVAAARERVEAE from the coding sequence ATGAGCGACGAGGGCCACGACGACGACGGCCACGACGACGGCCACGACGAGGCGACCGGCTACGAGACGCCCCACCGCGAGGCGTTCGACCACGACCCGCTCGGTCACACGCGCGTGGCCGGCGGGATGACCGTCGGCGAGTTGGTCGAACAGTACGGCCACGCGGGCATCGGCGCGGAGTCGGTCCACGAGGCCGCGGACGTGCTCTCGGAGATGTGGGCCGACGACGACTGCACCGTGTTCGTCTCGCTGGCGGGGGCGATGGTCCCCACTGGGATGCGGCGCATCGTCGCGGACCTGATCCGCGACGGCTACGTCGACGCCCTGATCACCACGGGCGCGAACCTCACCCACGACGCCATCGAGGCTATCGGCGGGAAACACCACCACGGCGAGGAGCGCCAGGAGGGGAAGACCCTGCGCGAGCACGACGAGCAACTCCGCGACGAGGAGGTCGACCGCATCTACAACGTCTACCTCCCGCAGGAGCACTTCGCCGAGTTCGAACAGCACCTCCGCGAGGAGGTGTTCCCGCCGCTGGCCGAGGCGGACGGCGCCGTTTCAATCGCCGAGTTGTGTGCGGAGTTGGGCCGCGCCAACAGTGAGGTGAACGAGCGCGAGGACGTGGCCGAGGGCGCCGGCGTCGCCGCCGCGGCCTACGAGCACGACGTGCCCGTCTACTGCCCCGCGGTGCAAGACTCGGTGCTCGGACTGCAGGCGTGGATGTACGCGCAGACCTCCGACCTGACGCTCGACGCCCTGGCGGACATGACGCCGTTGACGGATCAGGCGTTCGACGCCGAGGACGCCGGCTGTCTGCTCATCGGCGGCGGTGTCCCGAAGAACTTCACTCTCCAGACGATGCTCGTGACGCCGCGGGCGTACGACTACGCGGTGCAGGTGACGATGGACCCCGAGGCGACGGGCGGCCTGTCGGGGGCGACGCTGGAGGAGGCGCGGTCGTGGGGGAAACTAGAGAAGGACGCGAGGAACGCCTCCGTGTACGGCGACGCGACGGTGTTCCTCCCGTTGCTCGTTGCGGCGGCGCGCGAGCGTGTCGAAGCCGAGTAG